The DNA sequence CGATTTCGTCGGCGACAGTCTCGAACTCGCGATCAAGGCGAAAGATACCGATGCCGACGTGATCGTCCTCTGCGGCGTCGACTTCATGGCAGAGACCGCCCAGATCCTGAACCCGACGAAGACCGTCCTCCTCCCGGCCAGGGAGGCGACCTGTCCCCTGGCACGGGCGCTGACGCCCGAGATGATCAGGGAGGCGCGGTCTGGCCACCCCGGTGCGGCCGTGGTGGTGTACGTCAATTCGACGGCCGAGTGCAAGGCGGAGGCAGACATCACCTGCACCTCGGCGAATGCCGTCGACGTGGTCAGGTCTCTCGACGAGGACGTGGTCTTCGTCGGGCCGGACGCCAACCTCGCCTCCTATGTGAGGGGTCAGGTGCCCGAGAAGACGGTCCTGCCCCTGCCTGCGGACGGCCACTGCCCGGTGCACCTGCGGTTCACCCTTGCCGACGTCGAGGCCG is a window from the Methanofollis sp. genome containing:
- the nadA gene encoding quinolinate synthase NadA produces the protein MIADEIRRLKEERNAVVLAHNYQVPAVQDVADFVGDSLELAIKAKDTDADVIVLCGVDFMAETAQILNPTKTVLLPAREATCPLARALTPEMIREARSGHPGAAVVVYVNSTAECKAEADITCTSANAVDVVRSLDEDVVFVGPDANLASYVRGQVPEKTVLPLPADGHCPVHLRFTLADVEAGRAQGDAVVCHPECSPEVQAASDLVASTGGMVRQAHLHPQWTVLTEEAMTYRLGRVFPDAAFHAVEGTECADMKMTTVEDVLVALKAGKHRVAVDETVAAGARRAIERMIALKR